The Dioscorea cayenensis subsp. rotundata cultivar TDr96_F1 chromosome 8, TDr96_F1_v2_PseudoChromosome.rev07_lg8_w22 25.fasta, whole genome shotgun sequence genome segment ATTCACATCAAGCCAATCTCTAAAAGCTGAAAGTCTAAGTTCAGTAATCAATAAAGCGAGCAAAATCATCACAAACCTCCGAGCAGACCATGACAACCTCATCGACATCACTACCAAAACTCTCCTTGTTCTTCAAAAGCTTCCTCTTGAGCTCGTCTCGGAACTTGCGAGTTTCCTACAAATCAGCAGaccaaacaaaaaattcaacataCGAAAccaatcaaatcatcaaaaaatccaaaataaatccaaaatagaaagaacaaaaaaaaaaataaaaataagggaGAACCAACAGCGATGGCGAATTGGGGGATTGGGTCAGGGTAGACATAGACGGGGGGCTGCCATGCGGCGCTTGGGAGCTTGTTGGAGATGGCAATGGAGAAGGAATTCGGAGAGGATAAAGATACAAATGGGAGGATGATCGGAGAGACGGATGGATTTCTTCGTTGGAGAGTGGATGGAGAGAGAAAAGGACGAGTGGAGGGGCGGGAAACGAAGAGGGAAGTGGCCATTGGCGAGTGATCAAGGTCTTGCGTCATTGTCTGAGCTTTTATCTAAGCCAAAATTCTTAATGGGTCCCTCAAATATTACCAAATGTTCATGTTGATCCCTGAACTcagtaaaatatcattttagtccccaaaaatatatatatttattctaaaacaatttttttccttaactaTTTATCATTTAGACCAGAGATGGGTGATAATCCCCAAAAAGGAGGGAGAGAGacagacaaacaaacaaacacaaatccCATTCACTTTCAAGAAAGCTGGTTATAAAATTGGGAAGGGGGACCAGCCATGTAAACGGGAgaaagactaaaaaaaatacacatattagttAGAAATacatattccatatatatataatttaaaaaatatcaaatgcaagctaaaaaaacaaataacatgaCACCAAAATACAAAGGGGAGATCATGAGTTCAAATCCCTCTTCTGTACTGTTCATATACTGTTCATCCgggatttttatactattttcatACTGTACATCCAAGttccagtactgtttatattcatataaaaaaggtGCTAgtcgtctattattaaaaaaaaaatgacatgaaTTAAGCTAGAAAGGATCGGACAAAAGATTTCATTGATTCAGAAAGAAAAGTTTAAAATACATTAAACCAAATGGTTGATCTCACTACTCATCCTTTCCCAAAATCTAGACAGTTGTAACATATGAATTCCTAGAGCCAACACAATGAGGAAAATCTCTGTAATAGTTTATCTGAATGTCAACCAGAACCTCTTCATGGTTCCAGATTGATTTTGAAGAACTAGAGATGCCGtatcattataaaataattggCAATCAGAAATACAGTAATCGATGTCCATTGCATGATGCATGAGGATTGAATTCCTGCTTGAAGAAAGTGCGATCATGACTGATTTTCTCCGAATTTCTCTCCACTTCATTAAGTGCTATTGAGTCTCAAGATTCCTGTTGGCTGGAAAAAGTTTGAGTAGCTTTGCAAGTTCATATGATTTGAAATCTTTACCAAAGCACAGGCTTAGATCCAGTGGAGTCTTCCCATCCTACAAAACAGTAACAGAACCATTCATGCAAATGAGTCGGGCTGTTCAGTGAATATCTTacattaaaaaagaacaaaataagaaaaataaaaaaaagggcatAGTATTTGGTTAAAGTTATTGGCACAGCTAATTGTATGTAAAACATCTTAAACAATCATGTCCAACAAATTATTGTATTACTTCAAGTCATATGTAGAGCTAGAAAAATAGTTTGATAGATATAGATAGATGAACCATGGCTGTAGATTGTATTGAAACTTTGGAACTACTGGACAGGAGACACGTTATCGTCTTTGTGAAGGAAGAATAAGGTACTGGTGGTCCTTGATCAAACCTACAACTGATCATATATTGAGATCTTCACAAAAAAGTTGAAGCACTTAACCTTATTTCTTCTTGTTGCATCAGCACCATTCACAAGCAAGACCTTTGCTATCTCTCTAGATCTGCTCTGTATAGCAAGATGAAGTGGAGTCCAGCCCTCCTGATTGATAATGAGGATAAGAAGATTACCAGCATATGGTTGGAAATGACAGAAAAAAGCAAGGGAAAAAGAAGCATTCCTCACATTATCTGCAACATTCACATCAGCTTTATATTTAATCAATAACTTAACAGATTTCATGGCCCCAACTTGCACTGCAGAATGTAGAGGGGTGGCACCGTCCTGTCATGGATATAAAGATCCACAGAATTAAATTTCTTCTGATTGAGTTGAAAAGGCCAATTCTTGCAAACAAGTATTTGTTACCCTAT includes the following:
- the LOC120267209 gene encoding protein PLASTID REDOX INSENSITIVE 2, chloroplastic-like, whose product is MTQDLDHSPMATSLFVSRPSTRPFLSPSTLQRRNPSVSPIILPFVSLSSPNSFSIAISNKLPSAAWQPPVYVYPDPIPQFAIAETRKFRDELKRKLLKNKESFGSDVDEVVMVCSEIFSEFLHKEYGGPGTLLVEPFTDMLLALKEKKLPGAPIAARAALLWAQNYVDKDWEIWNSKIPL